A single window of Psychrobacter raelei DNA harbors:
- a CDS encoding rhodanese-related sulfurtransferase has protein sequence MTTSATLTETNNIVVTALYKFTRFNDYENYREPLRQLMLDKGVRGTLLLASEGINGTISGDRAGIDAVLAYIQDIPAIGALEYKESFTDTQPFFRTKVKLKKEIVTMGVEGIDPLQSVGRYVKPSEWNDLISDPDVLLIDTRNDYEVQIGTFKNAVNPKTETFREFPEYVKNELDPNKHKKVAMFCTGGIRCEKSTAYLREQGFDEVYHLEGGILKYLEEVPAEESMWEGDCFVFDNRVAVNHSLQKSEYDQCYACRMPITEADKQHPAYVKGESCPHCIDKATEEQRARFRERQRQIQLAKQRGEVHIGADVNDVIEARKQQKLQARLEQQEDELK, from the coding sequence ATGACCACATCAGCCACATTGACAGAAACCAACAACATCGTTGTCACTGCTTTATATAAATTTACCCGCTTTAATGACTATGAAAACTACCGTGAGCCTCTGCGCCAACTCATGCTAGATAAAGGCGTGCGTGGCACCTTATTATTGGCCTCTGAAGGCATTAACGGCACTATCTCTGGCGACCGCGCTGGTATTGATGCCGTGCTTGCTTATATTCAAGACATTCCTGCTATCGGCGCTTTAGAGTATAAAGAGTCATTCACTGATACACAGCCATTTTTTCGCACCAAAGTAAAACTCAAAAAAGAAATTGTTACCATGGGTGTAGAAGGCATTGACCCGCTACAATCGGTTGGGCGCTACGTAAAACCTAGCGAATGGAATGACTTAATCAGCGACCCAGATGTATTATTAATCGACACTCGTAATGATTATGAAGTCCAAATCGGTACGTTCAAAAATGCAGTAAATCCAAAAACTGAAACCTTCCGTGAGTTCCCAGAATACGTAAAAAATGAGCTTGACCCAAACAAACATAAAAAAGTAGCGATGTTTTGTACCGGTGGTATTCGCTGCGAAAAGTCTACTGCTTATTTGCGTGAGCAAGGCTTTGATGAGGTATACCATTTAGAAGGTGGTATCTTAAAGTATTTAGAAGAGGTACCGGCTGAGGAGTCGATGTGGGAAGGCGATTGCTTCGTGTTTGATAATCGCGTGGCAGTCAATCACAGCCTACAAAAAAGCGAATACGATCAGTGCTATGCCTGCCGCATGCCCATCACCGAAGCAGACAAGCAGCATCCTGCCTATGTCAAAGGGGAGTCTTGTCCGCACTGCATCGATAAAGCGACTGAAGAACAGCGTGCCCGCTTTCGTGAGCGTCAACGTCAGATCCAATTGGCCAAGCAGCGCGGCGAAGTCCATATTGGTGCAGACGTTAATGACGTGATTGAAGCACGCAAACAACAAAAGCTGCAAGCCCGACTTGAGCAGCAAGAAGACGAGCTTAAATAA
- a CDS encoding penicillin-binding protein 1A has product MPQSSANSRLIHYIVSILLAIVALALILVLAFPIGFYGMAMYITPNLPSISEMKSTNLEMPLQIYSKDDKLIGQYGNRMSLPVTYDDIPKNFINAFLAAEDSSFYEHSGISIKGLGRAITEIITEDGGQTGGSTITMQVAKNYFLSPERTFSRKLTELYLARSIEDQLSKEEILTLYVNKIYMGEGAYGIRAAAKKYYSKSLDKLTIAEMATLAGLPKAPSQNNPVSNPEEALERRNWILGRMLELGYITQAQHDTAVKEPIGVHLYKEQLDVNMPYLAEMTRRTLVDRYGEDVVNAGWRVKLTVDSEDQKAADTAIKKGLIGYDRRHGWRGVEAHGEPLSKFTTYSNMVPAKVVEVSGRSFKAELADGEVVTVPWSGMSWAKEYLDANRIRRYPNSASDLVKKDDIVRLIANENKTAWRLTQIPKVQGSLVALDPETGAVEALVGGFDFRYSKFNRATQGWRQPGSTIKPLNYAAALEKGYRPDSMISDGPLRIGDWQPKNSDNRFYGDMTIRRGLILSRNLVSIRLLQAVGTSDARQLLDQFGLDKDKLPTTLSLALGAGQATPLQMATAYSAFANGGHRIQPYFIDQIYDYDNKLLYLANPQRACALCFNNDLQKLNAKLKQDYEKQAEADAKLHQLALKALAEDPKLLQVADSTQSETVDSADDGAEDEADNAKAKPKNSKASLQAAIDAIRYDAGPQSDRLKPVPITYQVADQAPRILKPNVAYEMAGMLRDVIQRGTGTRAKALGRTDVGGKTGTTNEMKDAWFAGFHPTQVSIVWVGFDQPSTLGRGEYGGVAALPIWVDYMRTALKSVPYQWVSVNNKAKSETAKQEVINLSDDNDNTTAGATGSGSDTRITNQKVTDGVVRPPRASLIERQPPKPVEPPKPVNSNNNSNSNSSTNADTSSTRAAPKPAPKPAEKPKAEPKPTENKAAPAND; this is encoded by the coding sequence ATGCCTCAATCGTCTGCTAACTCTCGTCTTATCCATTATATTGTGTCCATTTTGTTGGCCATCGTAGCGCTGGCCCTCATTTTGGTTCTGGCATTCCCTATTGGATTTTATGGGATGGCCATGTACATCACGCCTAACTTGCCCAGCATCTCTGAGATGAAAAGCACCAATCTTGAGATGCCTTTGCAGATTTATAGTAAAGATGACAAGTTAATCGGCCAATACGGCAATCGTATGTCATTACCGGTGACCTATGATGACATTCCAAAGAATTTTATTAATGCCTTTTTGGCAGCAGAAGACTCTTCATTCTATGAGCACAGCGGGATTAGTATTAAGGGTTTGGGCCGTGCCATTACTGAAATTATTACAGAAGACGGCGGTCAGACAGGTGGCTCTACCATTACCATGCAGGTAGCTAAGAACTACTTTTTAAGCCCCGAGCGTACTTTTAGCCGTAAGCTAACTGAGTTGTATCTGGCGCGTAGTATCGAAGATCAGCTGAGCAAAGAAGAGATTTTAACCTTATACGTTAATAAGATTTATATGGGTGAAGGCGCCTACGGTATTCGTGCGGCGGCCAAAAAATATTACAGTAAATCGCTCGATAAGCTAACCATCGCTGAGATGGCAACCTTAGCCGGTCTACCTAAAGCACCGTCACAAAACAACCCTGTGTCAAATCCTGAAGAAGCACTTGAGCGACGTAACTGGATTTTGGGCCGCATGTTAGAGCTTGGTTATATCACCCAAGCTCAGCATGACACAGCCGTCAAAGAACCCATCGGCGTGCATTTGTACAAAGAGCAGCTGGATGTGAACATGCCCTATTTGGCAGAGATGACCCGCCGCACCTTGGTAGATCGTTATGGCGAGGATGTGGTCAATGCCGGCTGGCGTGTTAAGCTTACTGTCGATAGTGAAGACCAAAAAGCGGCAGATACCGCCATTAAAAAAGGTCTGATTGGCTATGATCGTCGTCACGGCTGGCGCGGTGTGGAAGCACATGGTGAGCCTTTATCCAAATTCACCACGTATTCTAATATGGTACCGGCCAAGGTAGTAGAGGTCAGCGGCCGCAGCTTTAAGGCTGAGTTAGCAGATGGCGAAGTGGTCACCGTACCTTGGTCAGGCATGAGCTGGGCCAAAGAATACTTAGATGCCAACCGCATCAGACGCTACCCTAACAGTGCCTCAGATCTTGTCAAAAAAGACGATATCGTGCGTTTAATTGCCAACGAAAATAAAACCGCTTGGCGCTTAACTCAAATACCCAAAGTTCAAGGTAGCTTGGTTGCGCTCGACCCTGAGACTGGTGCGGTTGAAGCCTTGGTTGGTGGCTTTGATTTCCGTTATAGTAAATTTAACCGAGCCACTCAAGGTTGGCGTCAGCCCGGCTCAACCATCAAGCCATTAAACTATGCGGCGGCCTTAGAAAAAGGCTATCGTCCCGACAGTATGATTTCAGATGGTCCGCTGCGTATTGGTGATTGGCAGCCCAAAAACTCCGATAACCGCTTTTATGGGGATATGACCATTCGCCGTGGCCTTATTTTGTCACGTAACCTAGTGTCTATTCGCCTATTACAAGCCGTTGGCACCTCAGATGCACGTCAATTATTAGATCAATTTGGTTTGGATAAAGACAAGCTGCCCACCACCTTATCGCTTGCTTTAGGGGCAGGTCAAGCAACGCCTCTACAGATGGCCACTGCGTATTCCGCCTTTGCCAACGGCGGTCACCGCATTCAGCCGTACTTTATTGATCAAATTTATGATTATGACAATAAGCTGTTGTACTTGGCCAACCCACAACGTGCTTGCGCATTATGCTTTAACAATGATCTACAAAAACTCAATGCTAAGCTAAAACAAGACTATGAGAAGCAGGCCGAAGCCGATGCCAAATTACACCAATTGGCGTTAAAAGCGCTAGCAGAAGATCCTAAGCTATTACAAGTCGCGGATAGTACTCAGTCTGAAACTGTAGACTCAGCGGATGACGGCGCAGAGGATGAGGCAGATAACGCCAAGGCCAAACCAAAAAATAGCAAAGCGTCATTACAAGCAGCCATTGATGCCATCCGCTATGATGCTGGCCCACAATCTGATCGCTTGAAGCCTGTGCCGATTACCTATCAAGTGGCTGACCAAGCCCCACGTATCTTAAAGCCAAATGTGGCTTATGAGATGGCGGGCATGCTGCGTGACGTTATTCAAAGAGGAACGGGCACTCGAGCCAAAGCCTTAGGCCGTACAGATGTCGGTGGTAAAACAGGGACGACCAATGAGATGAAGGATGCTTGGTTTGCCGGCTTCCACCCCACTCAAGTCTCTATTGTATGGGTGGGCTTCGATCAACCCTCAACGCTAGGTCGAGGCGAATATGGTGGTGTGGCTGCCCTACCTATTTGGGTAGATTATATGCGCACTGCGTTAAAATCTGTGCCTTATCAGTGGGTTAGTGTCAATAATAAAGCCAAATCAGAAACCGCAAAACAAGAGGTGATTAATTTATCCGATGATAATGACAACACCACGGCCGGTGCTACTGGCAGCGGCAGCGATACTCGCATCACCAATCAAAAGGTCACAGACGGTGTTGTCAGACCACCAAGAGCCTCTTTGATTGAAAGGCAGCCGCCTAAACCGGTTGAACCCCCTAAGCCAGTCAATAGCAACAATAACAGCAACAGTAATAGCAGTACCAATGCCGATACCAGCAGTACCAGAGCAGCGCCAAAACCTGCTCCCAAACCCGCTGAGAAGCCCAAAGCTGAACCTAAGCCTACAGAGAACAAAGCCGCACCGGCCAATGACTAA
- the pilM gene encoding type IV pilus assembly protein PilM, producing MAKPQAWLGVAISNTAVTLVEICHHKGHTQLLGYAIKTLPPGEVIDNQIVDCEQMGDHIAHLVQRIGSQSKQAAIALPTSLALTKIIEMPAELTEDEIEAQIHIDADQHIPYPLSQVCLDFQIQGPADTDDSMQQVLLVAARLEHVEQQADSLTFAQLQPKVVDLESHAQICAFQLAWDNLSVHKPNNFTPNNLAPNHSFAPANTPQTVALIDIGESRTTFYSHQSGQLVYQSQQLFGGAQLTQAIASQQGIDLSQAVIIKHDLAAYITCHQQQGSGRHKRSHKHADLTKVYTQFVADLAEHITQAFDAYAALAPAVVTEHIMLCGGSALLPDIEAMLKDQLSCEVSVANPFGQMKVSDQVDRDELYAEAPRLMSACGLALRCQMQNQAYL from the coding sequence ATGGCAAAGCCTCAGGCTTGGCTGGGTGTGGCAATCAGCAATACGGCGGTAACTTTGGTCGAAATTTGCCATCATAAAGGTCACACTCAGCTGTTAGGCTATGCCATTAAGACATTACCACCAGGTGAGGTCATAGACAATCAAATCGTAGACTGTGAACAGATGGGTGACCATATTGCGCATCTGGTGCAGCGCATAGGCAGTCAATCCAAACAAGCTGCCATAGCTTTGCCTACTAGCTTGGCACTGACCAAAATAATTGAAATGCCTGCGGAGCTGACAGAAGATGAGATAGAAGCGCAAATTCATATCGATGCCGATCAGCACATTCCCTATCCTTTATCACAAGTCTGCCTAGATTTTCAGATTCAAGGTCCGGCTGATACTGATGACAGTATGCAGCAGGTACTTTTGGTTGCTGCGCGCTTAGAGCACGTTGAGCAGCAAGCGGATAGCCTTACCTTTGCACAGTTACAGCCCAAGGTCGTTGATTTGGAGTCACACGCCCAGATATGCGCTTTTCAATTGGCTTGGGATAATTTATCTGTTCATAAGCCAAACAACTTCACGCCTAACAACTTGGCGCCTAATCACTCATTTGCGCCAGCTAATACGCCACAGACCGTGGCGCTTATTGATATTGGCGAGAGCCGCACCACTTTTTATAGTCACCAATCAGGACAATTGGTCTATCAGTCCCAGCAGCTGTTTGGCGGCGCTCAATTGACTCAGGCCATTGCCAGTCAGCAGGGTATAGACTTGTCGCAGGCTGTGATAATAAAGCACGATTTAGCGGCATACATCACTTGCCATCAGCAGCAGGGCAGTGGTCGGCACAAGCGGTCTCACAAGCATGCAGATTTGACCAAGGTTTATACGCAGTTTGTCGCTGATTTAGCGGAGCATATCACCCAAGCTTTTGACGCTTATGCTGCTTTAGCACCGGCAGTCGTCACTGAGCATATTATGCTGTGCGGCGGTAGTGCACTTTTGCCTGATATCGAGGCGATGCTAAAAGACCAGCTAAGCTGTGAGGTCAGTGTGGCCAATCCATTTGGACAAATGAAAGTGTCTGATCAAGTCGATAGGGATGAGTTATATGCCGAGGCGCCTAGACTAATGAGTGCTTGTGGTCTGGCACTGCGTTGTCAGATGCAAAATCAGGCATATCTGTGA
- a CDS encoding PilN domain-containing protein, translating into MSHINLLPWRAKRRAHHNKRFRQMVVISILAAVVCCILVWGHFYQAHAKQQHLNSQLVLSNAQLEAQIASSEVLQQHQHTIRAQIELLNQRQSQRLALSVLWRDIAKAVPEGLYLTGIKRQGNLLSVTGKASTAQQVTDLMAALERSTWLHQVQVQHIQVAGADAIKEDETIKILPAANMDFVISSQHRPSTK; encoded by the coding sequence GTGAGCCATATTAATTTATTGCCATGGCGTGCCAAGCGGCGTGCTCACCATAACAAGCGCTTTAGACAGATGGTGGTCATAAGCATTTTAGCAGCGGTGGTCTGCTGTATTTTGGTGTGGGGACATTTTTATCAAGCACATGCCAAGCAGCAGCATCTTAATAGTCAACTGGTGCTCAGCAATGCTCAGTTAGAGGCACAGATTGCCAGCAGTGAGGTGTTACAGCAACACCAACACACCATACGCGCTCAGATAGAGCTGCTCAATCAACGACAAAGTCAGCGCTTGGCATTATCTGTGCTCTGGCGTGACATAGCAAAAGCAGTACCTGAAGGCTTATATCTGACTGGTATCAAAAGACAAGGCAATTTATTGAGCGTTACTGGAAAAGCCAGCACAGCCCAGCAAGTTACTGATCTGATGGCGGCTTTAGAGCGCAGCACTTGGCTGCATCAGGTACAAGTGCAGCATATTCAGGTGGCCGGCGCAGATGCCATTAAAGAAGATGAGACCATCAAGATATTGCCCGCTGCGAACATGGATTTTGTGATTAGCAGCCAGCACCGTCCGTCTACTAAGTAA
- a CDS encoding pilus assembly protein PilP: MSLAARVKKTGQVKGRIWPLIYQMQSLDTQNYGSWPRFVKVFIILLITLSIAVISYMLPIRQQLARIEAAQNQHQVLLAAANEKQLKLKQLPDNDAQIQALQQGFIEQIQRLGLLDSSDNSQPQSLTGEAVEPSFAERQMASGAAPSTLLQQITEAGRSNHIVFKNLALPTQSVAHKDSDNRSDQLMPADTVDAANPSSNKDVSPQVRTAATAEKLFIEQPMTLLAVAEYQQLGGFLADLALLPKLIVAHDFELTRLKTGSTLQPQLSLRLQANAYVLSAETQAKLGNLALNSLSDSDNPKTTRTNRSHTDKSQTNSLPSTVYQTASNRDPFGFKSILVQHSAVPDVTVVQAGKPAANLDVNKADNLANAVIPPAVWSGEGSGRIRQAMEYYGLSQLTYRGMMGWGAATTQGLVQRPDGVITAIKIGDYLGLHQGRVVEITPTHLNLVETVLIPETGKTKRSVSLIAPF; encoded by the coding sequence ATGAGCCTAGCTGCTCGCGTCAAAAAAACAGGGCAGGTTAAAGGGCGAATTTGGCCACTTATTTATCAAATGCAAAGCCTAGATACCCAAAACTATGGTAGCTGGCCGAGGTTCGTTAAAGTTTTTATTATTCTGCTTATCACACTGAGTATAGCTGTGATCAGCTATATGCTACCGATTCGTCAGCAGTTGGCTCGTATTGAGGCGGCGCAAAATCAACACCAGGTTTTATTGGCCGCCGCCAATGAAAAGCAGCTTAAACTTAAACAGTTACCTGACAATGATGCCCAGATCCAAGCATTACAGCAAGGCTTTATTGAGCAGATACAGCGCCTTGGTCTGCTTGATAGCTCCGATAATTCACAACCACAGAGTTTAACAGGTGAGGCTGTAGAGCCATCATTTGCTGAGCGTCAGATGGCAAGTGGCGCAGCGCCCTCAACGCTACTACAACAAATCACTGAAGCGGGTCGCAGCAATCATATCGTGTTCAAAAACTTAGCCTTGCCTACGCAGTCGGTGGCTCACAAAGACTCTGATAACCGCTCGGATCAGCTGATGCCAGCAGACACAGTAGATGCTGCCAATCCCAGCTCTAACAAGGATGTCTCCCCACAGGTTAGGACAGCAGCCACTGCCGAAAAGCTGTTTATTGAGCAGCCTATGACCCTCTTAGCCGTGGCCGAATATCAGCAGTTAGGAGGTTTTTTGGCGGATTTAGCGTTGCTACCTAAGCTGATAGTGGCACATGATTTTGAGTTAACACGATTAAAGACCGGTAGCACCTTACAGCCGCAATTGTCTTTGAGGCTACAAGCTAACGCCTATGTTTTGAGTGCTGAGACTCAAGCTAAGCTTGGCAATTTAGCCTTAAATAGCCTGTCAGACTCAGATAATCCTAAGACAACTCGTACAAATAGGTCGCATACCGATAAAAGCCAGACAAATTCTTTGCCCTCCACTGTCTATCAGACAGCATCTAACCGTGATCCTTTTGGATTTAAGTCCATATTAGTTCAACACAGCGCTGTGCCAGATGTGACGGTAGTACAGGCTGGCAAGCCGGCAGCTAACCTTGACGTAAATAAAGCAGATAACCTGGCCAATGCAGTTATCCCGCCAGCTGTGTGGTCAGGAGAGGGCAGCGGCCGCATACGCCAAGCGATGGAATATTATGGGCTATCTCAGCTGACCTATCGCGGGATGATGGGGTGGGGAGCTGCCACTACACAAGGTCTGGTGCAGCGGCCAGATGGGGTGATTACTGCTATAAAAATAGGTGATTATCTGGGACTGCATCAGGGCCGAGTGGTAGAGATTACGCCCACTCATCTTAACTTGGTAGAAACAGTGCTTATCCCAGAGACCGGTAAAACCAAGCGCAGTGTCAGTCTAATCGCCCCCTTTTAG